The DNA sequence GGAAATACTAACCTTCAAGAATGAGTAAGTTAGGTTTACTTGATTGAATGCTGTTGCTCCCCAACCCCCTTTCCTCGCCCACACTACTTTCCTGTTTCAACTGCCTTCTCCAAATCTAGTTTGAGCATAGAATTGTTAGGTGAAATATGACAGAAGCAGTGCAGATGATAAAAAGGAACATTACTAAGGTAGGAGGACCATCAGAAGTTTTCCATCTCTGTTCTAGAGTTAGAATTTTTACTGTTACTTCATAACTTCTCTCAGGGAGCACACCAACCCCAGTCTCAGTAGCCCTTCTCTTCCCAATGCTTTTCAAAGGTTTTATGACTTCTCATATTTAAAAGATTGTTCAGAAAAATAAGCTCATCACATTTTTGACATATGGCATTAAATTTGACAGAATAACCTTTGCTTTAATTTCAcataaaattgtattataaatatttaatacatgtatctctcacaaattaataaaaactataaactataaGACTTGCAAACTCAGCTTATCTTTTAAATACTGTCTaccttcggggcacctgggtagcttagtcggttgagtgttcaactttggcttacgtcatgatttcgtggttcatgaatgagttcaggccccacatctggATTGCTGCTGCCAGCCTATTagtgcagagctcactttggatcctctatctccgtCGGCACTTCCCCACTTGCGCTTCCCCTGCCTCCccagtattaaaaaaatactatttatcttCTAGATTATAGCTCCAATTAtgactcttttccttttttaagtgtatttattttgagagagagagagtgagaactcacgagaggggcagagaaggggagagatagaatcccaagcaggctctgcatggtcagcatggagctggatgtggggcttgaactcaagaactgtgccaaaaccatgagtcagatgcttaactgactgaaccacccacctCTACTTGTGACTCTGAAAATTACTGTTaaacattatttacttattttttattataagataGTCTATGGATTATCATTAGACCCGATTCTGTTTATTAGTTTGGTggtaatgtgatatatatatatcactcaGTAAGCTGAATGAAGACCTGTTTAGCACTGTATTTGGTTTAAAAACTTTAGGgatggaagttttaaaatgtacattttaaaatagtaaaaaacttGAACTGAGAAATGGTATTCTCTAAACCAGGGATCTGAAATTTTTTAGTTTCAGGACCCCACTGTTACACTCTTAAAAACTGAGGATTCCAGAAACTTTGTATACATATGTACTTTATATTGCTATATATTGTATtggaaattaaagcaaattttAAGATACTCATTTAAAATAGCAATGATAAGCCTATcacatgttaacataaataatttgtgaaaaataacattttctaaaaatggttGTGAGAAAATTGgcattgctttatatatttatagatctcttttaattaaaaaaaattttttaatgtttacttatttttgagggagaaagagaatgtgagctgggaagggacagagagagcgagagagacagacagacagacagacagaatctgaagcaaggctccaggctctgagctgtcagcacagagcccgatgtggggcttgaacccgcaccctgggagatcatgacctgagccaaagtcagatgcccgaccgactgagccactgaagtgccCCTACATATTTATAGATCTCTTGAATGAATTGCTGTTTAATAGATTACAACCAAAGTCTTTTATCTGTCTTCATTATACCTGTTAGAataagttgtgtttttttaaatatacaaagaagaTTATATCTGACCTTGCACAGATACACAGTTGGTGAAGGGGggaatattttaatagctttttctGATAATTACAGATCTTTGATACTCAACaaatggtagttttttttttaatgttgcagtATGGCATCTGAAATCATATTTTTGAATGTATTGGTCTTTTGATCTTTTACCCAAGAATGATTTATAACATGCATTGGTGATTTGAAGCAATTAGTTTGTTGTATTATGCAGATCTGCAAATAATATATTTCGTTATACAATTTCctccctaaaaaaaattaaaagccaacatttgttaaaattaccATTTCATTAGAAAGTCTTTAATTAATGGGAAGCTGTCAAGCTCTTAAGtggcaaaatattttccaaaattttaattttcactcaAACTTAACTTTTATCATTGGCAAGAAatactatcatttattttctgtgaagtGAAGggcttattttgttcattttcaaaaaaatgtctgCTTTTACCTAAGTCTAAATAACCAGTttgtcattcattctttctttcaaataaaaatggtgtTCCACAGAAAAAGCAGCTGGTTCAGATTGTGACTCAATCACGTAACTGCTTTTTCTCCAGACGGTATCTGTTGGATGTAGCAAAAATTCTTTGTTTACTTCTTATTTCGTCacccagaatatttaaaaagcacatacaGAAGGATTGAGATGTAAGAAAATGAATTGTTACTGCTTAACAAAGAACATTCTTAAACGAAATCGGCGACCCCCAGTTAGACTGCGGGCATGTGGTAATGAAGGATTCAGTAGCTTGTAGTATAGTTTGGTGCTACCTTTTGCCTTGTTTGATTCCTGCTAGGGCTCCAGCAGGGTCTACTCACCATTGCTTTTACGGTGCAATTGACGACATGGTACCCAAAGCAAATATGCTGTCAATATTATGAATAAGTACAGTTTTGACCTTCACGAATGGGACATCAGATTTCTGTCTACATTTTGAGAATTGATGTCTCTAGATAGATGGTTCTGGtggttttaaaaaacacactcatttaattctctgaaGAATGAATTGCAACTCTTATGCTTTTacttatgattttaataattgTAATCTCgcctttgaaatagaaaaatatgccaGTTTATAATAAAAGCCTGCACGAGAGTGCATGcttgaatttgtatttctgtgcttcTTTCTCTTGAATAGCATACCATTTTATAATTGTGGGCCCAGACTAAAGAGCTCATTCTATTCAGACACTGAGTAGCTTTGTTTCTGACAGCTAGCAGTCAGCTCTGTTTTAAAACAATCAGTTGGGTCCTGCTGGCTCAACTTGCAGTTGTCCCAGACCTAACCCTGTCTCAGCCAAAGACTGTTGTTGGAAAACCCACACAAAGGCCTTGTGTGCAGGGAGCCCTGCTAATAAGGATGTGTTCTAGTCCCAGCAGATTAAATCTGCTTTGGTGTGCATTCCCTTCCCAAATTTCTCACTTATTTCCTTTGCTTGCCTGCTTATTTCAGTGAAGGATGATTTTCAATGCCTGTGAAGATAATTTCTGATTATTACATAGTCTGAATGGAGGGGATTACTGGAGTAAAATATTTCTGTCTCTATGGTAGGATGTGATGGAGCTGCTTGAAGAAGATCTTACGTGCCCAATTTGTTGCAGTCTGTTTGATGATCCTCGCGTTTTGCCTTGCTCACATAACTTTTGCAGAAAATGCTTAGAAGGGATCTTAGAGGGGACCGTGCGGAATTCGTTGTGGAGATCATCTCCATTCAAGTGCCCTACGTGCCGCAAGGAAACTTCAGCTACTGGAGTCAATAGCCTGCAGGTTAATTATTCCCTGAAGGGTATTGTGGAAAAGTATAACAAGATCAAGATCTCTCCCAAAATGCCAGTGTGCAAAGGACACTTGGGGCAGCCCCTCAACATTTTCTGCCTGACTGATATGCAACTGATTTGTGGGATCTGTGCTACTCGTGGTGACCACACCAAGCATGTCTTCTGTTCTATTGAAGATGCCTATGCTCAGGAAAGAGATGCCTTTGAATCCCTCTTCCAAAGCTTTGAGACCTGGCGTCGGGGTGATGCTCTTTCTCGCTTGGATACCTTGGAAACTAGCAAAAGGAAATCCCTACAGTTACTGACTAAAGATTCAGATAAAGTGAAGGAGTTTTTTGAGAAGTTACAACATACATTAGatcaaaagaagaatgaaatcctgtctgACTTTGAGACCATGAAACTTGCAGTTATGCAAGCCTACGACCCAGAGATCAACAAACTCAACACCATCCTGCAGGAACAACGAATGGCCTTTAACATTGCTGAGGCTTTTAAAGACGTGTCAGAACCCATCATATTTTTGCAACAGATGCAGGAGttcagggagaaaataaaagtaatcaagGAAACTCCTTTACCTCCTTCTAATTTGCCCACAAGCCCTTTAATGAAGAACTTTGATACCAGTCAGTGGGAAGACATAAAACTAGTAGATGTGGATAAACTTTCTTTGCCTCAAGACACCGGCACATTTGTTAGTAAGATTCCCTGGAGCTTTTCTCACTTTCTTGTGGTAGTCATTCTGCTCagctttctcactttctttggTCCTACCATATTCCTAGAAGGGTCTTTATTTGATGAATTCACAACCTGGAAAGACCACCTCTCAAACTTCAATTCCTATCTGGCTAAATCAGCTGATTTTGTAGAACAATCAATGTTTTATTGGGAACAGGTGACAGatggatttttcattttcagtgaaaGATTTAAGAATATTACTTTGCTGGTGCTGAACAATGTGGCAGAATTTGTGtgcaaatataaactattataaaatctGTTGCAAGTatttagttttctgtcttttgttagaATTTTGTTTAAGAGCTGAGTGGTAGTTCAAATTTGTCAAGTGAGATATTTCCCTGCCAAAatattcctttcaaaaataatgtcCTATATATGTTGTTCAAATTAGGTAGCATAAAGATGTGAAATTTCATAGTACAGTCCTGAACCcaccttcctttttaaagagtgCTTTTGAAATACACTTCTTATCTCCAATATTGGTTGTGTTTATGCTGTGGAAAAAGGGGAGGTGAAAGGGGGCATGATCTAATACTGTATTTATGAGAGGCAGTATAGTATAACAATGATTGGTCATTTAAGCATGTAATAAAGACTACTCTTGTAAAACAACTCTTTGAGActgaacattcttttaaaaaaggaaagaagatatgAGTGGACTGGATTTCCAAATTTTTCTAGATCTGATttctaaattttagtttcttgCTAAAATGTAAATCTCAGGTAAACTCAAAGTGGCATTTTCTTGTGATAAGTTTACATTTTTAGGAGGGTGGAGATTTCAGCTTGTCTTTTTCTCCTTAGGTTTTGGTGATAAACTACATAAGTCTTAGGTGGCTGTGGTAGGTACAAGAAGTCTAACAAATGGCAGGAACAGGAAATGGGAGAAAGCCTTTGTACTGTCAGCCAAGTGTTGTGTTGTTCCAGGCATCATGGCAACTGTACAACCAAACCAATCCACTTGCTTAATATCTTTTTAGAGAGTAGTGAGATTAATTTGCCAATAGATAGAGTAGTCTGTCAGCTCTTATTATGTGCAAAGTAATCAGCTATACACTAAATTTGCCCTATCTGCTTACATAAGATAAAGATGCCCTCTCTCCCACagaataaaaatacttcattttctcctcttgctTAGAATTCAGATGAAAATAAGAAGTGATCTCATCTTGGAACTCTGCTCTCTAGTCTGCCTTATTTCTGTCATGAAACAAGACATTCTTTGGAAAGCACAGTGtctttacccttttttttttttaagttaattgattttgagagagagtgtgcatgtcaggggaggggcatagagagagagggagagagaatcccaagcaggttccatgttgtcagctCAACATGAGGCTCCatcctatgaactatgagatcatgatgtgagccgaaatcaagatttggatgcttaaccaacggatcCACTGAGGCGCCCTTATCTTGtcttaattttaatttggttGAGAGAAGGTAACACAAGTcgggacaggaaaaaaaaaaaaaaaaaaaggccaactAACTTGAGAGTACAGAAGAATCCAGCtatgaaaaaaagtcaaattgaGGTAACAGCTGCCTCATCCATAACTGACAATTCATGATTTAACCAATAAATTGCTGAAGGGTTCACAAATTATGACAATGTTTTACCTCTGTTATGAGGACTCACTGTAGGTAAGTGGTCTGGGGAGCGGGGCAGGGAGTGCTTTTCCGCTCccagtatatataattttttaaatagagatttACAACAGGTTTTcatggaaaattaaattttttttaatgcaatacaTGATCTATTTGACATCTATCCttagaaatactggttgtttttcttaaacaatCCAGTTCTTCAACTGTTACTTTTCCGTTTTGTATACTGCAAGTTCCCAAGCAACTCACATTTGCAAACACAGCTATGGATACACTATTTGCTTTACAGTAGTTACCTGGGAATCTAGgtctgtgttttttattattttcccctcccctccatttcTTAATCATATATAACTAGCAACATTTATGGTTGGAAGTTGATTTACAAGTTCTTAAGTCTGTGGCTGATGGTTTGTAGCCTCTAGTTTGAAGCAAGAGAAGAATGAGCAGTCAGGAACTGGTCACTTTGAATGTGGGAGGGAAGATATTCACAACAAGATTTTCTACCATAAAGCAGTTTCCTGCCTCTAGGTTGACACGAATCATAGATGGAAGAGACCAAGAATTCAAGATGGTTGGTGGCCAGATTTTTGTGGACCGAGAtggtgttttatttagttttatcttAGATTTTTTGAGAACTCACCAGCTTTTATTACCCACTGACTTTGCAGACTATCTCAGGCTTCAGAGAGAAGCTCTTTTCTATGAACTGGATCCTCTGATTGAGCTCTTAAACCAAGAACACTTGCTACAGCCAAGACCTGCTTTTTTGGAGGTGCATTTCCTAAACCGACACACTCAAGCTCTTTTCAGGGTATTTGGCTCTTGCAGCAAAACAATTGAGATGCTAACTGGGAGAATTACAGTGTTTATAGAGCAACCTTCAGCGCTGACCTGGAGTAGTAACGCTTTCCCTCCTCAGATGACCTTACTTCCACTGCCTCCGCAAAGACCTTCTTACCACGACCTGGTTTTCCAGTGTGGCTCTGACAGCACTACTGATAACCAAACTGGAGTCAGGTATTCTTTACCTTGAAGCATCTCTCTTCTATACTAGTTCCTGATGTTTCCCCTCAAAACTTAAAGTTTCTCATGCCTGaaagttttcttagaaaaaatgaTTACTGAAATGTTTTGGGGTAACTGGTAGAGTTGGGTAGAGTGATCAGATAATTATTGTCCAAATTGAGCTACTTTTCAGAGTGAAAGGAGGTATTGTTATAGAGTAGGACAAAAGGAATAAACCAAGACTGTCCAGGTAAAACTGGAACTATGGTCATTTAAGTTCTAAgaggaaataattttatagattaTGTTCCATTGCTAATGATCATtaatttggctttattttattttcggCATTAATTTGACAGAgatgcctccctcctgctcccaaAGAGACTCTTTTAGTGGCTGGCATATAGTCATAAGTCTCAGTTTCTCCTGATTTCCTTACAGTCTATgtatatttgttctttcagtccTTAAGATTTGACTACTGACTTTTCTCCATCCCACTCTATTTTTAAACACCATTAAGGCAGATATATTCCATAGCAAATTTGGTGTCCTATTACATCTTTGGCACTCTTAGACAACTCAAAATATTGGGATAGGCTGTCAGTATGTTAAGGATAGTTGCTCCTGAGTCAATTATTCACTTTCTCCCCATGTTGTTCTTGGCTGGGCACTAAGGCTGATTTCCACCCTGCTGTCAgggacacattttttttctccttaaacatGTCTTAATGCTGTCCTGCCATTATTTTACTAACTGTGAAAGCTGGCTTTAATTTTCAGGAGGAAAACAGTAGTTTGCATATGTTTTTTActaatactatttaaaaaaatttttttttcttttgcgaGGAGAAAAGGTAGACATAGTTTGGGATATTTTCTTCAGCAGTAGCCATTGGGAACTATTAATGTTTGCCTCTCCCACAGTACACCCTGTGGTCATCCTTACTAACTGAAGAACACTGGGCAATATGACAATTCTTAAGTTTTTACACTTAATAATTTCTTGCCCTCCTAGAAAGACTGAAATGTCACTTTGGGAAAAGAGGGCCAATTAGATTAATAGGCTGATTATGAAGAGAACTTAAGACTCTTTTTTTCAAGGTATTTTAGGATATCTCTGTGCACAATCTTTTCACTGGTGGGGCACTAACATGGATAGAAGGAAAAActataagttttttgttttataaatttgattTAATGATTAGCAtcttctaaaaaatttatttactgtttatttatttttgagagagagagagagcgagcgcgcgcgaatggggcagagagagaaggagacaaagactcCAAagaagattccaggctctgagctgttagtaaaGAGCCGGACATAGGGGTTGAagtcatgaactgcaagatcatgacctaaactgactgagccacccaggcgccccaatgattAAGATCTTtgaggattcctttttttaaaaaaaacttaaaaacctaCAGTAAAGTggtataattaattttaagaagaagTATACAAAGTAAAAGATCCTGGAAATATTAAACACTTTAAACTCTATGCATTTggagaaaatacttggaaaaaatatactgaaaaataagattaaaaactgAAGTTGGAATATTCTTGTATGTACAGTGCCAAGTGATTTTACCTTTGTTGTTAAGTGTTTGTGTTTAGAAACAGTACAAAATTTTTCATCTTAATGCAAGAATGACATTATATTTAAACTCCCAAAATAGATAATTCCAAAACCAGAAGctgttttaataattaaatttttcatCACCAAACAGTATTTTTGTTCAGTTGCTTGAAGTTCAGAATTTTTTTCCATCCAGGAagcatctgtgatttttttcccttgtgccgaTTTCAAAGTAGGGATGGGTAACCTAGTAAGAGGGCATTATTGGGATTTCAGGGGATCGGGTGAAAACTCAGGCCCTAAAAGGCCCACCTTAGGTACATAACTGCCTGGCTAggtatcctttttatttcttgctcacttCCTGTTCTGAACATTCATTGAAGGtgggaagtggaggaggaagcCTGGATGGCTCCTGAGAGTCTGCTGTAGCCTACGACTGTTCAGGATGTTCCACTACTATGGTTTACCACGCCGTGGGCTTGTTAACCTAGCAGGCTGCTCAGTTATTGTCTCTCAAGTTCATCGTATGAGAAATACTTGCCTTGTGTCTTACAGAAGGCCATTCATATGATACCACATTATTAAGTTCAAGTTATG is a window from the Suricata suricatta isolate VVHF042 chromosome 4, meerkat_22Aug2017_6uvM2_HiC, whole genome shotgun sequence genome containing:
- the TRIM13 gene encoding E3 ubiquitin-protein ligase TRIM13 isoform X3, coding for MELLEEDLTCPICCSLFDDPRVLPCSHNFCRKCLEGILEGTVRNSLWRSSPFKCPTCRKETSATGVNSLQVNYSLKGIVEKYNKIKISPKMPVCKGHLGQPLNIFCLTDMQLICGICATRGDHTKHVFCSIEDAYAQERDAFESLFQSFETWRRGDALSRLDTLETSKRKSLQLLTKDSDKVKEFFEKLQHTLDQKKNEILSDFETMKLAVMQAYDPEINKLNTILQEQRMAFNIAEAFKDVSEPIIFLQQMQEFREKIKVIKETPLPPSNLPTSPLMKNFDTSQWEDIKLVDVDKLSLPQDTGTFVSKIPWSFSHFLVVVILLSFLTFFGPTIFLEGSLFDEFTTWKDHLSNFNSYLAKSADFVEQSMFYWEQVTDGFFIFSERFKNITLLVLNNVAEFVCKYKLL
- the KCNRG gene encoding potassium channel regulatory protein, producing the protein MSSQELVTLNVGGKIFTTRFSTIKQFPASRLTRIIDGRDQEFKMVGGQIFVDRDGVLFSFILDFLRTHQLLLPTDFADYLRLQREALFYELDPLIELLNQEHLLQPRPAFLEVHFLNRHTQALFRVFGSCSKTIEMLTGRITVFIEQPSALTWSSNAFPPQMTLLPLPPQRPSYHDLVFQCGSDSTTDNQTGVRYVSIKPDNRKLANGTNVLGLLIDTILMEGFHLVSARTLSSEDKTECYSFERIKRPEAFIMNKTLKPETTIMSEQSQKKK
- the TRIM13 gene encoding E3 ubiquitin-protein ligase TRIM13 isoform X1 translates to MCTADGGNCWWRLSTPEGLPPHLTHSPPPTPGKGETRETKQRRRPGPGGGSRSWKRRAGGGAGWRCESILPPCPADNARSPGLEKRRPRTAPEIMPGLSASALISPKKEKATVNQKSEPGNHSLALKLGKCLAPVASFDCPSQLQNKTKPNPDSFVLRNSNPDEYTCICLQGTEDVMELLEEDLTCPICCSLFDDPRVLPCSHNFCRKCLEGILEGTVRNSLWRSSPFKCPTCRKETSATGVNSLQVNYSLKGIVEKYNKIKISPKMPVCKGHLGQPLNIFCLTDMQLICGICATRGDHTKHVFCSIEDAYAQERDAFESLFQSFETWRRGDALSRLDTLETSKRKSLQLLTKDSDKVKEFFEKLQHTLDQKKNEILSDFETMKLAVMQAYDPEINKLNTILQEQRMAFNIAEAFKDVSEPIIFLQQMQEFREKIKVIKETPLPPSNLPTSPLMKNFDTSQWEDIKLVDVDKLSLPQDTGTFVSKIPWSFSHFLVVVILLSFLTFFGPTIFLEGSLFDEFTTWKDHLSNFNSYLAKSADFVEQSMFYWEQVTDGFFIFSERFKNITLLVLNNVAEFVCKYKLL
- the TRIM13 gene encoding E3 ubiquitin-protein ligase TRIM13 isoform X2, with product MDVMELLEEDLTCPICCSLFDDPRVLPCSHNFCRKCLEGILEGTVRNSLWRSSPFKCPTCRKETSATGVNSLQVNYSLKGIVEKYNKIKISPKMPVCKGHLGQPLNIFCLTDMQLICGICATRGDHTKHVFCSIEDAYAQERDAFESLFQSFETWRRGDALSRLDTLETSKRKSLQLLTKDSDKVKEFFEKLQHTLDQKKNEILSDFETMKLAVMQAYDPEINKLNTILQEQRMAFNIAEAFKDVSEPIIFLQQMQEFREKIKVIKETPLPPSNLPTSPLMKNFDTSQWEDIKLVDVDKLSLPQDTGTFVSKIPWSFSHFLVVVILLSFLTFFGPTIFLEGSLFDEFTTWKDHLSNFNSYLAKSADFVEQSMFYWEQVTDGFFIFSERFKNITLLVLNNVAEFVCKYKLL